The DNA segment TCCGGGTGCGACCGGCGGCGACGATCGCCTCGACCTTGCCAACGCCCCGGCGCCGCGCCTGGAGGATGAAGTCGCACAGCACGATGGCGTTGTTGACGACGATCCCGGCGAGGGAGATGACCCCGATGCCGGTCATCACGATGCCGAACGGCGTCCGGGTGACGATGAGGCCCCACAGGACGCCGATGAGGCTGAGGACGACGGAGACGAGGATCGTGATCGGCGTCACCAGCGAGTCGAATTCGGTGACGAGGATCAGCGCGATCAGGAGGATGGCCACGAGGAACGCTCGGACCAGGAAATCCCGCGACTCGCCTTCCTCCTCGGTCGAGCCGGCGAACTCCCATCGCACCCCGTCGGGCAGACCCAACCCGGCGACGGCGGCCGCGGCGCGTCGCCGCATCTCTCCGTCGGTGTAACCGCCCGCGTGGTCGACGTCCGCTTCGACCGTGATGACGCGATGGAGGTCCACGCGGCGGATCGCCGACGGCCCGGAGGCGGCGACGACCCGGGCGAGGCTGCGGATCGGCACCGTGCGCCCGCCGGCGCCGACGACGGTCAGCTCCTCGAGCGTGTCCAGCGACCGGCGTTCGGGAGCGGGGAGCCGGACGACGATGTCGTACTCGTCCTCCCCCGAACGGAACTTGGCGACCTCAGTGCCGGCCAGGGCGGTGCGGATCGCGAGCGCCACGTCCCGGGTGTTGGTACCCGATCGCGCGGCCGCTTCCCGATCGATCTCGACGCGGACCTCGGGGAAGCCTTCGTCATAGTCCTCTGAGACGTTGAGCAGGCCCGGCTCCCGGGCGAGACGGCGCCGCAGCTCCTCGGCGGCCCGGCCGAGGGCGGCGTAGTCGTCCCCGATCAACCGGATGGCCACCGGCTTGCCGGTGGGCGGACCGTCGTCCGGCTTGACGACGTTGATCTGCGCCCCGGTGAGATCGGCGACCTCGCGCCGGACTTCCTGCAGCGTGAGGAAGGACGACCGGCTCCTCGCCTGGAATCGCTCGAGCTCGAGGGTCACGCGGCTCCTGTTGGAAGCCCGCCCACCGACGGGCCCTCCCTGGGCCGACACCCCGGTGGAGCCGACGTTCGCCATCGCCGCCACGAGGTCGGGGACGTCCCGCGTGCGCTCCTCGATCACCGACACGAGCGCGTCCTGGGCGTCGAGGGTGGTTCCCGGAGGAAATTCCATGTCGATCCAGATGGTTCGCGGCTCGATCTCCGGAAAGAACTCGACGCCCCGCCCGAGTGCGCCGTAAGCGGCGAGGGTCAGGGCCAGCAACGCCCCCATCGACCAGAGGATCCTCGCCCGATGGTCGGTGATCCACGCGCGGCGCCCGGCGAGGACGGCCGGCAGGCTCAGGAGCCAGAGCACCCCCTGCGCGGCGAAAGCGGCGGCCGCGGCACCGAGCAGCCCGGCCGGCAGGGAGGCCGGGACCGGTACGCCGGCGAGGGATCCCGCCAGACCCGCCGCCAGCGCCAGGGCGAGGGCGGCGAAGAAGACCACGAGAAGGAGCCAATTCCGCGTGAACCCCAGCGGCACCTCGGGCCCGCGGTCGAGGCACCAGCGGAGAAGCTTCTCGTAGCGGTCGAGCCAGCGCCCCCGGCCGTGCCGCGCGGGTCCGCGCGGCGGCACGGACAGCAACCGCAGGGCGAGCGTGGGATTGAAGACGAGCGCCACGAGAAGACTCGCCGACAGGCCGAGAATCAGCGTCACCGGAAGGAACTTCATGAACTCGCCGACGATCCCGGGCCACATCAGCATGGGGGCGAAGGCGCTCAGGGTCGTCGCGGTCGAGGCGACGATCGGCATCGTCACCTCCCGCGTCCCGGCCTCCGCGGCGACCGCAGGCGGATCTCCGGCCTCCCGATGGCGGTAGATGTTCTCCACCGTGACGATGGCGTTGTCGACCAGCATGCCGAGCAGGAGCACGAGGGAGAAGAGGATCACCATGTTCAGCGTGTAGCCGAGCAGGGCTACGGCGAGAAAGGTGATCACCATGGAGAAGGGGATCGCCGCGGCGACGATCACCGCCGGGCGCCACCCCATCGCGAGAAAGAGCACCACCAGCACGAGAACCAGCCCGGAGAGGATGTTGTTCTCCAGGTTGCGGACCATCTCCTCGATGTCCTCGGACTGGTCTTCGGTGATTCTCAGCTCGGCGCCGGAAGGGAGCTGGCGGCGAACGTCCTCGGCCACTTCGCGGATACTCCGCGCCACGGCGATGATGTTGGCTCCCGTGCGCTTTTCGACCGTCAGCGCGATCGCCGGCGAGCCGTTGAGTCGCGCCCGGCTGGACTCCTCCTCGAACCCGTACACGACATCGGCCACGTCCTTGACGTAGACCGGCCTTCCGCCCACCACCTCGACGACGAAGTCGGCGATCTCGAGCGGATCCTGGACCTCGGCCGGCACCCTGACGAGGAAGCTCAGGCGTCCGATGTCGAGCGACCCGCCGGGCACCGACAGGTGTTCCCGCTCGATCGTCTCGATCAGGTCGGAAAGCCCGATCCCGTACGCCGTGAGCCGCCTCGGGTCGGCGAAGACATGGACCTCGCGCTCCTGGCCGCCGATCACGTTGACCTGGTTCACGCCGGGGATCGCCTCGAGCCGGTCCTCGAGGTCGTCGGCGATGCGCTTGAGCCGGACCATGCCGAGGTCGCCGCCGAGGTGCAGGATCATGATCGGGATCCGCGAGAAGTCGATGTCGCTGATCGCCGGATCCTCGGCATCCTCCGGCAATTCGGGAAGGGCGAGATCGACCCGTTCCCGCACTTTCTGGAGCGCCGTGTCGAGCTCGACGTCCGGCGTGAATTCGACCTCGATCAGGGAATAGCCGTCGGAGGAGGTCGACCGGATTTCCTTGACGCCGGACAGCCCCTTGAGCTCCGTTTCGATCTTCCGGGTCACCTGCGCTTCCACGTCGCTCGGCGAGCTGCCGGGATAGACGGTGCTCACCACGATCAGCGGAATCCGGATCTCGGGGAACGATTCGCGCGGGAGCGCCCGGTAGGCGGCCAGGCCGCCGATGACCGAGAGCGCCATCAGCATGTAGATCGTCAGCGGCCGGCGCAGGGCGGCCCGCGTG comes from the Acidobacteriota bacterium genome and includes:
- a CDS encoding efflux RND transporter permease subunit — its product is MTALTRAALRRPLTIYMLMALSVIGGLAAYRALPRESFPEIRIPLIVVSTVYPGSSPSDVEAQVTRKIETELKGLSGVKEIRSTSSDGYSLIEVEFTPDVELDTALQKVRERVDLALPELPEDAEDPAISDIDFSRIPIMILHLGGDLGMVRLKRIADDLEDRLEAIPGVNQVNVIGGQEREVHVFADPRRLTAYGIGLSDLIETIEREHLSVPGGSLDIGRLSFLVRVPAEVQDPLEIADFVVEVVGGRPVYVKDVADVVYGFEEESSRARLNGSPAIALTVEKRTGANIIAVARSIREVAEDVRRQLPSGAELRITEDQSEDIEEMVRNLENNILSGLVLVLVVLFLAMGWRPAVIVAAAIPFSMVITFLAVALLGYTLNMVILFSLVLLLGMLVDNAIVTVENIYRHREAGDPPAVAAEAGTREVTMPIVASTATTLSAFAPMLMWPGIVGEFMKFLPVTLILGLSASLLVALVFNPTLALRLLSVPPRGPARHGRGRWLDRYEKLLRWCLDRGPEVPLGFTRNWLLLVVFFAALALALAAGLAGSLAGVPVPASLPAGLLGAAAAAFAAQGVLWLLSLPAVLAGRRAWITDHRARILWSMGALLALTLAAYGALGRGVEFFPEIEPRTIWIDMEFPPGTTLDAQDALVSVIEERTRDVPDLVAAMANVGSTGVSAQGGPVGGRASNRSRVTLELERFQARSRSSFLTLQEVRREVADLTGAQINVVKPDDGPPTGKPVAIRLIGDDYAALGRAAEELRRRLAREPGLLNVSEDYDEGFPEVRVEIDREAAARSGTNTRDVALAIRTALAGTEVAKFRSGEDEYDIVVRLPAPERRSLDTLEELTVVGAGGRTVPIRSLARVVAASGPSAIRRVDLHRVITVEADVDHAGGYTDGEMRRRAAAAVAGLGLPDGVRWEFAGSTEEEGESRDFLVRAFLVAILLIALILVTEFDSLVTPITILVSVVLSLIGVLWGLIVTRTPFGIVMTGIGVISLAGIVVNNAIVLCDFILQARRRGVGKVEAIVAAGRTRMRPVLLTAVTTVLGLIPLTTGVNVDFFGGGVTFGSESSQWWGPMGVAVIFGLGVATALTLVVVPVTYDVLSDVSER